A window of Amaranthus tricolor cultivar Red isolate AtriRed21 chromosome 8, ASM2621246v1, whole genome shotgun sequence genomic DNA:
ttttatattgtttatagtccttacttttcctccattaaatttattattcaatataataatatatccactatctaaaagattcaatttttcttaattctcgtgaATATTCTTTGTGGAAACTTTATtaaagaacgaagggagtatgtCAAAGTAATTTGAtgcatttttatcttttaaaaaaatatttaatcaataattaagatttataaattatcttagacaaaaagaataattgtaaaataaacaaaacaaaaaacgtaaattaaaatcacaaaacttTCATAAATTATAGTAATTTACTAAGACCTCTTTTGTCAAGGACCTCATGGCTCATAtgtcttttttaattatttgtgatTTGTCTCTTGGTGAGagaattcaaaaataaagacgtcatatatgtaaatttattttgtattagttgAGCACCGGAGGTCCGGAGCTAATTAACCTATTTCTGAGACGTGTCACAATTTGTGCTTAAACTCTCCTATCATTTTATTCAtgcttttttatttactttcttttaatctcccACCTTTTTTCGTCGTAGCAAATGTTTTCGAGGGAGAGAGTAAGTCTAATTAGGGATGATCATGAATCAGGTCTAATCAGACTTATAGATTCATTAAGTTTTTGTGGACCTAAAACCAAACCCTGATCCATAGGCTCTTGAACGACCTAAATTCAAACCTGAAAGATCTGATGAGTTTAAGGTGCAAATGAGGATTAGTTAAATGATTATACTTCAACATTTTTTGAATTTGGAAGGTTTCATTAGCATAAATAGGTTGTACATGATTAAAAATTGAGTCCAAACAAAGACTAGACTTGGCAAATCACCGACAGCCGACAGGCCAACGATATTGCATATAGAAGTACTAAATAATCCATACAAGTCCGGTGTCACGTTACAAAAAGAATTATGTAGTGTCTCATTTATACAGGACGCTGCATTGCATAACGTCGCAAGTCGCAACGGTTTGATACAAATATAGTACAGAAGTTTATATTACAGACTGAATGTATATTAGGTACACAAATTCCATTGTTGGGCAGGAAAACAAAATAGGAGTATTATTCAGGTTTTTTTACATTCCGGGATAGTCGGGTAGCGCCTCCTGGAGCTGGGATACTACAACATGCTGAAGGAATTCAATGCTCGTCATGCCATTCTTGTTCCCTGAAGAGCTGTTCAGCGGCTGTATAAAGGGCCTGCTGCCTAGCAAAGGGAAACAAAGGGATTGTATTGGAGTATGACATTTTTCAGTCACATGGTTCGAGAACTAAATTAGCGCTGAAGAGAACTAGAAATGGCTGTTAAATTGTTGGGAAAACAAAGAGACAAAATTAACCAAAACACAGTTGAAATGGAATTGACCTGGCGCCATTGCAGATAATACGGGTTCATGAACCACAATCAGTCCCATGGGAAAACCGTGTAACAAAAAGAGAACAAAAGCAGATGATCTCACATGAAAAGCTCATtgacactatgtttggatagcaaattagTTGAGAAAAAAAAGAGATGAAAGGAGAAGGaaatgaaggaaaagaaaggggaggggaagagagagaaaagacTCTATTGTTTGTATAGGAAGGAAGGGGAGcagaaagaaaataatttcattttctttccaaatctttcctcttatgaagAGATTTAGATGTTAACAGAATAAAGCGATTTAATCCCTCCAAATCCTTTCCCTCCTtttttgctatccaaacaaggAGATTTCCATTCCTCCAAATccatttctttcttttccctCCATTTCCCTCCATCCAAACAAGGCTTAAAAGTTATTAGGTACTACATATATGTGAACCATTCCTCGTCCAAACATGCATGACTGATGCAAGGTTCAATTAACTAACCTAGGATGTGGTCATCGGATCTGGTTGCTTCTCCGGTACAGCATTCTGAAATGCTGGTACTTCTGAATATGCATCATTTAACCTCTTTAAGAGTGGGAACTCCGCCTGTTAATCCCAAGAAGACGTTTTATTAAAACTTCACAAAAACTGAAACGGATAACTATTAACGACTTAGTATTATGCCAAGTTTTTCTTCTAAAGGCCATGAGGCAAAAGCCGAAATGATGCTATTGATATTGAGTGAGTAACGTAATACAAAGTTGAACAAAAAAACAcgaagaaagaaaataataccATATCCATCTGGAATCTCTGAATTGCTCCCCCGATTTGGGGTGCTAGAAACAAGTCTGCCTGCATATAGTACAATTATCTGCATTGAATTACTTGAACAGATATACCTGTGCAGAAAGTTTAACCTTTTCGTCTACCATGTAAACTTTATTCTAAAGGGGCACAGGCCTATatctataattttaatttgcgTCCTATTATTCTCACGTCCGCCCCATCGTCACCTGCAATCTACCGCTCTGCCCACCCACCAAAAacagaacaaaaaaaatttatatttccaCCAAAGTGCAATTGGAAGTTAAGAATCATTGTCAACACTAGAACTATAATTAAGTCTCAATATTCaaatttataaaggaacaaagCACAAATAGATGTAAACAAGGGAGACAAACCAAGTAAACTTCATCCCCCGTAGCATATTTGCCCGAATATCCTGCTAATAGTTTCTCTAATGctgaaatcaaaaacaaaatagatAACCAAGGGTCAAAGAATTGTCATGAATTGATGGAGGAGAAGAACAGTGCGAATATCCCTAACAATCTAATACAATTTCCTTATGCATTTCCCATTTCCCTCGGCCTTTTTTATACTAACAAGCTCTATAACTAACTAATAGCAAAATCCCAAGAATGACACTACCGAACGCTTGAAGTTTCATCTTGCCCTCAAGGTGGATAAAAAATGCAAAGTAGTAAAGAATTTGAATGAGAATGTAAAAGGATGTATATTACTGTAATCAAGATTACAATAGAGAGATAGTAACACAAGCATTCGAGCGGCTTGCACTTTTCCAAGAATGAGTATAAAGCTCACCCTAAAAATCTAATACAATTTCTTAATGTGTTTCCCATTTCCCTCTActttatttatactaataagcTCTATTAGTAACAAATAGTAGAATATCTAAAATACCCCCTTCGTCCCATGTATGACATATACCTTGTACTAGCAAGGAAACTGAAGGAAACAAATACAAGAAACAATTTTCTCATATAAAGGTAAATCACGTCTACCACACAGACATGGACCAATCACCTTCCATACAATTTTTTAAACGCATAAAGTACACTAACGGGGtatttggtatgggttttttcTAAGTCTATGTAAGGGATTCACTTAATCATTACATTAGTTGTTGTTTGGTATGAGATTGGGTTAACCCAATCCATTACCAAAGGGTAATGAATACCCTTACTTTGTTTCCAATGGATTGTAACCGATAACAATTTCCTTTTCTTCTCCTCTGTAATAGTGCGTCTTTGTAAGCTTCAAATTATCATCTTCCTCCTCCACTCATACTCTTCAACGGAGGTTTATGTGGTGGTGGGACGATTGTTATGTTGGTGGTTGAAGAAAGTCTAGTTTTGAGAAGATGCGTACAtgccctcttttttttttcccattCCCTTATCTCTCTTTATACCaaacaatatttaataataacttGACAATACCCTTACTCCTTTTAACAAATTCCCTTTCCATTACATATTCATATCTAATACCAAACACCCTCTAAGTTGCTAGGGTTTACATAGCTTAGGCTCAAAGCGCAGCGTTGAACCACGTGCCTCAAGGAAGTGAGGCACTATACTAATAACCAAGGACCATGAGAGGAAAGATTGGAGACGTTAAGAAAAAAGGGCACCAGTTGCACTTAGGCATGCCTGGGGCTGTAACGCCTTGAGTTTCAACACTTAGGCACACCTTTACATAAGACATGTCCATAAAGAGATTAATAGTGACTACCAACCAGTGAAGCCTTTTTTGATGTGATGTTCAACCCAAGAAAGCTTCTCAACGCTGCCGAGTTTTTCTCCAATGAAATTCTGCAATTTGAGAAATTTCAAAGTTACATAACACATGCTGCTCCACAATatgaaaaaaggaaaacatGGACAAAGggagaaaaaaatcaaatacaatAGGAAGGAAAAGCATATTAGAACTTACCAAAACTACTAGGTTCTGAAAAGGCTGTATATTTGAGGCAACTATGTTTGCGGCCTAGAAAATAAGGATAGATAAGTTAGCTGGAAACATAAGATCTCCAGGAAAGAAATTCTTAAGTGGTTCCCATTTAGTATGGAAGCTACATGACTACATCAGAAAAACCCTAGCCAATAGCTTTCTCATATGCTTCTATAGTTAAGTTGTACATGGCATTCAAATTCAGTTCTTCGAAAACTTTTAGTACACTTTTCCTGCAAATTTGCTTTCATTGGCAGTGATCTATCTAGAGGTCCTTATGGAAGGGACTGAGCTAATGGCTTGTGAATCCAAGTTGTAGAACAGGGCATACAAATAAAAAGATCATATTCATATCAAGATAAGTTTAATCACCCAAGCCTGATTCAAGCCTGTTCATTGGACATGATATTCAAGGAAATCAAGCTGAAGAACTCCCCCACTGTTCTCTTTTTCTTTCGTACATGCTCCCTCCATGTATTTTATAATGCAACATAGGATTTTCATGGCCAACAACATTTCAATCCACATTCGACTTTTATAGTCTCTAATAGGATAGGCTTGCAATTCATTCAAGCTCGGCTTGGACAAAACTGCTCTCAAAACCTTAATGAGCCCCAAACTAGCTcggatatttttttcaaaatataataaacaaaattcaaGCATAATTTTGCAAAATTTCCATTCATTTTCTtagacttttttaaaaattgttatattcattaattaaaaattactccCTCAGCCTCTATCATGTTAGGATTGAAGCAAAGAGAAAAAGGGagctttttttaagaaaaaggtgaataatggtaataaatgaaaagagagaatgaattgtgtgggtgaaattaaaagagagttaaaatgcaTGGATGAGATTACAAGGAAGTGGAGgttcattgt
This region includes:
- the LOC130821817 gene encoding glutathione S-transferase zeta class-like isoform X2 gives rise to the protein MASSISESEGSGKPNLKLYSYNISSCAWRVRIALNLKEFLKLNPLGYVPVLVDEDVVISDSLAIIMYLEEKYPQFPLLPRDLQKRAINYQAANIVASNIQPFQNLVVLNFIGEKLGSVEKLSWVEHHIKKGFTALEKLLAGYSGKYATGDEVYLADLFLAPQIGGAIQRFQMDMAEFPLLKRLNDAYSEVPAFQNAVPEKQPDPMTTS
- the LOC130821817 gene encoding glutathione S-transferase 2-like isoform X1 encodes the protein MASSISESEGSGKPNLKLYSYNISSCAWRVRIALNLKGLEYEYKAVNLLKGEHLSDEFLKLNPLGYVPVLVDEDVVISDSLAIIMYLEEKYPQFPLLPRDLQKRAINYQAANIVASNIQPFQNLVVLNFIGEKLGSVEKLSWVEHHIKKGFTALEKLLAGYSGKYATGDEVYLADLFLAPQIGGAIQRFQMDMAEFPLLKRLNDAYSEVPAFQNAVPEKQPDPMTTS